Proteins encoded in a region of the Tribolium castaneum strain GA2 chromosome 7, icTriCast1.1, whole genome shotgun sequence genome:
- the LOC103314197 gene encoding receptor-type tyrosine-protein phosphatase delta isoform X3, protein MTVSYEKIIGPTLILLICNVCSHCQVFFKETHPNQKLLLSTTKIADEVQDLRAINHSDTSIHLIWKQPLQMNGDFIYYVVEYQIVSDVACKGNKVSKKFKLKTRETSINVQKLVPYANYFFKVFAVNTKSHGKLRAVYHSTRGSPLLKNEECPKLKNIITNDHHVEIRFSFIDCEKIKGPVSIKITAICAEVWCKNVTKEFKYNAEQNSFTLHRLFPFVKYNLTAKCCRNKQCYTIVKNQIFKIGAQSPGPVTNLSVFAKNDNSISIRWRKPHPPNGILDHYNISYFTTKESEAKSEIVMNSPCTLWTNFHCYTLNHLKADKKYFVQVRAKNIEPQTYGQLVEINAVTKIEASKPPLNLTVKWTLQNDLQLIWCHPIEANGYITHFNISVFSENQTENHIIHTLEVLNYSFTYIHIINQTKLIPSRNYTIIIRAFNGLNGNPATTADISPPVIPFFENEPKIVFTTDTTFIVETSKIRNNAKDFKLFLLVQVDTKNIFWHPEEIKQFEEQFDFRQIAKFQILYKCSNKINPSNFTIGKNCSVQNCTTNNHLNYFLKPEISYNISLLLINTYRNKSSYKLYSFRIYTSNSLVMLKAIKNFGLSLLFLMVIIVPGVIIYARRKRKKPIIYPEIAEDYIPLREINIKGNLEIDSMKIEVSELENYIKESLKNGDLERQYLLIPQGHTKPCYCGALEANRHKNRYPDLFAYDHTRVVLRTTNDKKSDYINANYIDGYNMPRAYIATQGPKISTVDDFWRMIWQEIVQHIVMLANIYEQGKKKVEKYWPNPHEVLHYGKIKIQHFNIKVSTDFEHRIIKVTNQNITRDVHQYLFLSWQYLEVPFYSQSFITLLEKLQSIPLSTESPIVVHSSAGVGRTGTIILCDICLRMAAEENSVDIFGTLYQLRDQRPNLVKNVEQFKLAHLVILDYLVGRRTGTPCSKIEKTKNFLKSEELNTQLNYLKNIAWWDEMALHHLLSAIPAKIFNQFITIQQPECNMVGKFWKLVHEKEILLIVSLNNSKIWSFQETNLLNPVDYLMLKYIKTKSYKFYDIIILHMYIRDIKEYRVVEIVSVKEWPAKKLCPKNIVNFLSFWEKTYEKFKKSNQVLITCFDGVAACGLYIAMTFVLEKIKLEHICDVCQGVRVVRCINSEFVTSEKQLAFMYKAAMIYVNKFQLYSNFK, encoded by the exons ATGACTGTTAgttacgaaaaaataattggacCAACTTTGATACTTCTCATCTGTAATGTGTGTTCACAttgtcaagttttttttaaagaaactcacccaaatcaaaaattattactttcaACAACTAAAATAGCAG ATGAAGTTCAAGATCTACGAGCAATTAATCATTCAGACACTAGTATACATTTGATTTGGAAACAACCTTTGCAAATGAATggcgattttatttattatgtgGTCGAAtatcaa ATTGTCTCAGACGTAGCTTGTAAAGGAAATAAAgtctctaaaaaatttaaacttaaaacacGTGAGACTTCAATAAATGTGCAAAAGTTAGTTCCATacgcaaattatttctttaaagtaTTTGCTGTTAACACAAAATCTCATGGAAAACTACGAGCTGTGTATCATTCAACTAGAGGATCAC ctttactcaaaaatgaagaatgtccaaaattaaaaaatattataacaaatGATCACCACGTTGAAATAAGATTTTCTTTCATTGATTGTGAAAAGATCAAAGGTCCagtttctattaaaataacaGCAATTTGTGCAGAAGTTTGGTGTAAAAACGTAACTAAAGAGTTTAAATACAACGCTGAGCAAAATTCTTTTACACTCCATAGATTATTtccttttgtaaaatataatttaacaGCTAAATGTTGCCGAAACAAACAATGCTACACCattgtaaaaaatcaaattttcaaaatcggGGCACAATCGCCAGGTCCAGTTACAAACTTGtcggtttttgcaaaaaacgacAATTCTATTTCAATCAGGTGGAGAAAACCACATCCTCCAAATGGAATTTTGGACCATTACAACATTTCGTATTTTACTACAAAAGAATCTGAGGCAAAATCAGAAATTGTAATGAATTCTCCTTGCACACTATGGACTAATTTCCACTGTTACACCTTAAACCATTTAAAGGCTGATAAAAaatacttcgtacaa GTTCGTGCCAAAAATATTGAACCACAAACATATGGCCAGCTTGTGGAAATAAATGCAGTAACCAAAATTG AAGCTTCCAAACCACCACTCAATCTCACCGTTAAATGGACCTTACAAAACGatttacaattaatttggtgtCATCCAATTGAAGCTAATGGTtatataactcatttcaacATTTCTGTATTTTCTGAAAATCAAACAGAAAACCATATTATTCACACTTTGGAAGTGTTAAACTACAGCTTTACCTACATTCACATA attAATCAAACAAAACTAATACCTTCAAGAAATTATACAATTATAATTCGAGCTTTTAACGGTTTAAATGGTAATCCTGCAACGACTGCGGATATAAGCCCTCCTGTTAttccattttttgaaaatgaaccaaaaattgtttttactacAGACACCACATTTATTGTGGAAACATCCAAAATTAGAAACAATGCCAaggattttaaattatttcttttggTACAAGTTGACACAAAGAATATTTTCTGGCATCCGGAAGAGATTAAACAGTTTGAAGAACAATTCGACTTTCGTCAAAtagcaaaatttcaaattttatataaatgcaGCAACAAAATAAATCCTTCCAATTTCACGATTGGTAAAAACTGTTCTGTACAAAATTGCACTACTAATAatcatttgaattattttctaaaacctGAAATCAGCTATAATATTTCTCTTTTGTTGATAAACACATACAGGAACAAAAGTAGTTACAAATTGTATTCCTTTCGTATTTACACTAGTAACTCTTTGGTAATGTTAAAAGCAATCAAGAACTTTGGATTAtcgttgttatttttaatggtAATAATAGTTCCCGGTGTAATAATTTATGC TAGAAGAAAGAGAAAAAAGCCGATAA tctATCCAGAAATTGCTGAAGATTATATTCCTCTAAgagaaataaatatcaaagGAAATTTAGAAATCGATTCTATGAAAATTGAAGTATCCGAACtagaaaattacattaaagaaTCATTAAAAAACGGTGACCTTGAACGTCAGTATCTG ttGATTCCTCAAGGTCACACCAAACCGTGCTATTGTGGAGCTTTGGAAGCTAATAGACATAAAAATCGATACCCGGACTTATTTGCAT atgACCATACAAGAGTAGTGCTACGGACAACTAACGACAAAAAGTCGGATTACATTAATGCCAATTATATCGAT ggTTACAACATGCCAAGAGCCTATATTGCTACTCAAGGACCTAAAATTTCCACAGTGGATGATTTTTGGAGAATGATATGGCAAGAAATCGTGCAACATATTGTTATGTTAGCCAACATTTACGAGCAAGGAAAG aaaaaagtagaaaagtACTGGCCTAACCCtcacgaagtactacattatggtaaaatcaaaatacaacattttaacattaaagttTCTACTGACTTCGAACATCGAATCATTAAAGTGACAAATCAAAATATCACCAGGGACGTCCATCAGTACCTATTCTTGTCATGGCAATATCTTGAAGTGCCTTTCTACTCCCAGTCCTTTATAACTCTTCTGGAAAAACTTCAAAGTATTCCACTTAGCACTGAATCTCCGATTGTTGTTCACAGTAGTGCAGGAGTTGGCAGAACTGGAACTATCATTTTATGTGACATTTGTTTAAGAATGGCCGCTGAAGAAAACAGTGTTGATATTTTTGGAACACTTTATCAACTTAGAGACCAAAGACCAAATCTTGTTAAGAATGTGGAACAGTTTAAGTTGGCTCATTTGGTTATTCTGGACTATTTAGTTGGAAGAAGAACAGGAACGCCATGTAGCAAAattgagaaaacaaaaaactttctaaaaaGTGAAGAATTAAacacacaattaaattatttaaaaaatattgcttgGTGGGATGAAATGGCGCTTCACCACTTGCTGTCTGCTATTCCTG caaaaatatttaatcaatttataACAATTCAACAACCTGAGTGTAACATGGTaggaaaattttggaaattagtACACGAGAAAGAAATATTGCTGATTGTTTCTTTAAACAACAGTAAAATTTGGTCCTTCCAAGAAACAAACCTACTCAATCCAGTCGATTATTTGATGCTCAAATATATTAAAACTAAATCTTATAAATTCTACGATATTATAATTCTACATATGTACATTAGGGACATCAAG GAATACCGAGTGGTAGAAATCGTTTCTGTAAAAGAATGGCCTGCCAAAAAATTGTGTCCAAAAAACATCGTaaactttttatctttttgggaaaaaacatacgaaaagttcaaaaaatctaATCAAGTCCTTATAACATGCTT TGATGGAGTTGCGGCATGTGGTCTCTATATCGCCATGACGTTTGTTTTAGAAAAGATTAAGTTGGAACATATTTGTGACGTGTGTCAGGGTGTGCGAGTTGTAAGGTGTATAAATAGTGAATTTGTCACAAGTGAAAAACAATTGGCCTTTATGTATAAAGCTGCAATGATAtacgtaaataaatttcagCTTTATTCCAATTTCAAATAA
- the LOC103314197 gene encoding receptor-type tyrosine-protein phosphatase alpha isoform X8, whose protein sequence is MKIEVSELENYIKESLKNGDLERQYLLIPQGHTKPCYCGALEANRHKNRYPDLFAYDHTRVVLRTTNDKKSDYINANYIDGYNMPRAYIATQGPKISTVDDFWRMIWQEIVQHIVMLANIYEQGKKKVEKYWPNPHEVLHYGKIKIQHFNIKVSTDFEHRIIKVTNQNITRDVHQYLFLSWQYLEVPFYSQSFITLLEKLQSIPLSTESPIVVHSSAGVGRTGTIILCDICLRMAAEENSVDIFGTLYQLRDQRPNLVKNVEQFKLAHLVILDYLVGRRTGTPCSKIEKTKNFLKSEELNTQLNYLKNIAWWDEMALHHLLSAIPAKIFNQFITIQQPECNMVGKFWKLVHEKEILLIVSLNNSKIWSFQETNLLNPVDYLMLKYIKTKSYKFYDIIILHMYIRDIKEYRVVEIVSVKEWPAKKLCPKNIVNFLSFWEKTYEKFKKSNQVLITCFDGVAACGLYIAMTFVLEKIKLEHICDVCQGVRVVRCINSEFVTSEKQLAFMYKAAMIYVNKFQLYSNFK, encoded by the exons ATGAAAATTGAAGTATCCGAACtagaaaattacattaaagaaTCATTAAAAAACGGTGACCTTGAACGTCAGTATCTG ttGATTCCTCAAGGTCACACCAAACCGTGCTATTGTGGAGCTTTGGAAGCTAATAGACATAAAAATCGATACCCGGACTTATTTGCAT atgACCATACAAGAGTAGTGCTACGGACAACTAACGACAAAAAGTCGGATTACATTAATGCCAATTATATCGAT ggTTACAACATGCCAAGAGCCTATATTGCTACTCAAGGACCTAAAATTTCCACAGTGGATGATTTTTGGAGAATGATATGGCAAGAAATCGTGCAACATATTGTTATGTTAGCCAACATTTACGAGCAAGGAAAG aaaaaagtagaaaagtACTGGCCTAACCCtcacgaagtactacattatggtaaaatcaaaatacaacattttaacattaaagttTCTACTGACTTCGAACATCGAATCATTAAAGTGACAAATCAAAATATCACCAGGGACGTCCATCAGTACCTATTCTTGTCATGGCAATATCTTGAAGTGCCTTTCTACTCCCAGTCCTTTATAACTCTTCTGGAAAAACTTCAAAGTATTCCACTTAGCACTGAATCTCCGATTGTTGTTCACAGTAGTGCAGGAGTTGGCAGAACTGGAACTATCATTTTATGTGACATTTGTTTAAGAATGGCCGCTGAAGAAAACAGTGTTGATATTTTTGGAACACTTTATCAACTTAGAGACCAAAGACCAAATCTTGTTAAGAATGTGGAACAGTTTAAGTTGGCTCATTTGGTTATTCTGGACTATTTAGTTGGAAGAAGAACAGGAACGCCATGTAGCAAAattgagaaaacaaaaaactttctaaaaaGTGAAGAATTAAacacacaattaaattatttaaaaaatattgcttgGTGGGATGAAATGGCGCTTCACCACTTGCTGTCTGCTATTCCTG caaaaatatttaatcaatttataACAATTCAACAACCTGAGTGTAACATGGTaggaaaattttggaaattagtACACGAGAAAGAAATATTGCTGATTGTTTCTTTAAACAACAGTAAAATTTGGTCCTTCCAAGAAACAAACCTACTCAATCCAGTCGATTATTTGATGCTCAAATATATTAAAACTAAATCTTATAAATTCTACGATATTATAATTCTACATATGTACATTAGGGACATCAAG GAATACCGAGTGGTAGAAATCGTTTCTGTAAAAGAATGGCCTGCCAAAAAATTGTGTCCAAAAAACATCGTaaactttttatctttttgggaaaaaacatacgaaaagttcaaaaaatctaATCAAGTCCTTATAACATGCTT TGATGGAGTTGCGGCATGTGGTCTCTATATCGCCATGACGTTTGTTTTAGAAAAGATTAAGTTGGAACATATTTGTGACGTGTGTCAGGGTGTGCGAGTTGTAAGGTGTATAAATAGTGAATTTGTCACAAGTGAAAAACAATTGGCCTTTATGTATAAAGCTGCAATGATAtacgtaaataaatttcagCTTTATTCCAATTTCAAATAA
- the LOC103314197 gene encoding receptor-type tyrosine-protein phosphatase delta isoform X2, with translation MTVSYEKIIGPTLILLICNVCSHCQVFFKETHPNQKLLLSTTKIAVPDEVQDLRAINHSDTSIHLIWKQPLQMNGDFIYYVVEYQIVSDVACKGNKVSKKFKLKTRETSINVQKLVPYANYFFKVFAVNTKSHGKLRAVYHSTRGSPLLKNEECPKLKNIITNDHHVEIRFSFIDCEKIKGPVSIKITAICAEVWCKNVTKEFKYNAEQNSFTLHRLFPFVKYNLTAKCCRNKQCYTIVKNQIFKIGAQSPGPVTNLSVFAKNDNSISIRWRKPHPPNGILDHYNISYFTTKESEAKSEIVMNSPCTLWTNFHCYTLNHLKADKKYFVQVRAKNIEPQTYGQLVEINAVTKIEASKPPLNLTVKWTLQNDLQLIWCHPIEANGYITHFNISVFSENQTENHIIHTLEVLNYSFTYIHIINQTKLIPSRNYTIIIRAFNGLNGNPATTADISPPVIPFFENEPKIVFTTDTTFIVETSKIRNNAKDFKLFLLVQVDTKNIFWHPEEIKQFEEQFDFRQIAKFQILYKCSNKINPSNFTIGKNCSVQNCTTNNHLNYFLKPEISYNISLLLINTYRNKSSYKLYSFRIYTSNSLVMLKAIKNFGLSLLFLMVIIVPGVIIYARKRKKPIIYPEIAEDYIPLREINIKGNLEIDSMKIEVSELENYIKESLKNGDLERQYLLIPQGHTKPCYCGALEANRHKNRYPDLFAYDHTRVVLRTTNDKKSDYINANYIDGYNMPRAYIATQGPKISTVDDFWRMIWQEIVQHIVMLANIYEQGKKKVEKYWPNPHEVLHYGKIKIQHFNIKVSTDFEHRIIKVTNQNITRDVHQYLFLSWQYLEVPFYSQSFITLLEKLQSIPLSTESPIVVHSSAGVGRTGTIILCDICLRMAAEENSVDIFGTLYQLRDQRPNLVKNVEQFKLAHLVILDYLVGRRTGTPCSKIEKTKNFLKSEELNTQLNYLKNIAWWDEMALHHLLSAIPAKIFNQFITIQQPECNMVGKFWKLVHEKEILLIVSLNNSKIWSFQETNLLNPVDYLMLKYIKTKSYKFYDIIILHMYIRDIKEYRVVEIVSVKEWPAKKLCPKNIVNFLSFWEKTYEKFKKSNQVLITCFDGVAACGLYIAMTFVLEKIKLEHICDVCQGVRVVRCINSEFVTSEKQLAFMYKAAMIYVNKFQLYSNFK, from the exons ATGACTGTTAgttacgaaaaaataattggacCAACTTTGATACTTCTCATCTGTAATGTGTGTTCACAttgtcaagttttttttaaagaaactcacccaaatcaaaaattattactttcaACAACTAAAATAGCAG TTCCAGATGAAGTTCAAGATCTACGAGCAATTAATCATTCAGACACTAGTATACATTTGATTTGGAAACAACCTTTGCAAATGAATggcgattttatttattatgtgGTCGAAtatcaa ATTGTCTCAGACGTAGCTTGTAAAGGAAATAAAgtctctaaaaaatttaaacttaaaacacGTGAGACTTCAATAAATGTGCAAAAGTTAGTTCCATacgcaaattatttctttaaagtaTTTGCTGTTAACACAAAATCTCATGGAAAACTACGAGCTGTGTATCATTCAACTAGAGGATCAC ctttactcaaaaatgaagaatgtccaaaattaaaaaatattataacaaatGATCACCACGTTGAAATAAGATTTTCTTTCATTGATTGTGAAAAGATCAAAGGTCCagtttctattaaaataacaGCAATTTGTGCAGAAGTTTGGTGTAAAAACGTAACTAAAGAGTTTAAATACAACGCTGAGCAAAATTCTTTTACACTCCATAGATTATTtccttttgtaaaatataatttaacaGCTAAATGTTGCCGAAACAAACAATGCTACACCattgtaaaaaatcaaattttcaaaatcggGGCACAATCGCCAGGTCCAGTTACAAACTTGtcggtttttgcaaaaaacgacAATTCTATTTCAATCAGGTGGAGAAAACCACATCCTCCAAATGGAATTTTGGACCATTACAACATTTCGTATTTTACTACAAAAGAATCTGAGGCAAAATCAGAAATTGTAATGAATTCTCCTTGCACACTATGGACTAATTTCCACTGTTACACCTTAAACCATTTAAAGGCTGATAAAAaatacttcgtacaa GTTCGTGCCAAAAATATTGAACCACAAACATATGGCCAGCTTGTGGAAATAAATGCAGTAACCAAAATTG AAGCTTCCAAACCACCACTCAATCTCACCGTTAAATGGACCTTACAAAACGatttacaattaatttggtgtCATCCAATTGAAGCTAATGGTtatataactcatttcaacATTTCTGTATTTTCTGAAAATCAAACAGAAAACCATATTATTCACACTTTGGAAGTGTTAAACTACAGCTTTACCTACATTCACATA attAATCAAACAAAACTAATACCTTCAAGAAATTATACAATTATAATTCGAGCTTTTAACGGTTTAAATGGTAATCCTGCAACGACTGCGGATATAAGCCCTCCTGTTAttccattttttgaaaatgaaccaaaaattgtttttactacAGACACCACATTTATTGTGGAAACATCCAAAATTAGAAACAATGCCAaggattttaaattatttcttttggTACAAGTTGACACAAAGAATATTTTCTGGCATCCGGAAGAGATTAAACAGTTTGAAGAACAATTCGACTTTCGTCAAAtagcaaaatttcaaattttatataaatgcaGCAACAAAATAAATCCTTCCAATTTCACGATTGGTAAAAACTGTTCTGTACAAAATTGCACTACTAATAatcatttgaattattttctaaaacctGAAATCAGCTATAATATTTCTCTTTTGTTGATAAACACATACAGGAACAAAAGTAGTTACAAATTGTATTCCTTTCGTATTTACACTAGTAACTCTTTGGTAATGTTAAAAGCAATCAAGAACTTTGGATTAtcgttgttatttttaatggtAATAATAGTTCCCGGTGTAATAATTTATGC AAGAAAGAGAAAAAAGCCGATAA tctATCCAGAAATTGCTGAAGATTATATTCCTCTAAgagaaataaatatcaaagGAAATTTAGAAATCGATTCTATGAAAATTGAAGTATCCGAACtagaaaattacattaaagaaTCATTAAAAAACGGTGACCTTGAACGTCAGTATCTG ttGATTCCTCAAGGTCACACCAAACCGTGCTATTGTGGAGCTTTGGAAGCTAATAGACATAAAAATCGATACCCGGACTTATTTGCAT atgACCATACAAGAGTAGTGCTACGGACAACTAACGACAAAAAGTCGGATTACATTAATGCCAATTATATCGAT ggTTACAACATGCCAAGAGCCTATATTGCTACTCAAGGACCTAAAATTTCCACAGTGGATGATTTTTGGAGAATGATATGGCAAGAAATCGTGCAACATATTGTTATGTTAGCCAACATTTACGAGCAAGGAAAG aaaaaagtagaaaagtACTGGCCTAACCCtcacgaagtactacattatggtaaaatcaaaatacaacattttaacattaaagttTCTACTGACTTCGAACATCGAATCATTAAAGTGACAAATCAAAATATCACCAGGGACGTCCATCAGTACCTATTCTTGTCATGGCAATATCTTGAAGTGCCTTTCTACTCCCAGTCCTTTATAACTCTTCTGGAAAAACTTCAAAGTATTCCACTTAGCACTGAATCTCCGATTGTTGTTCACAGTAGTGCAGGAGTTGGCAGAACTGGAACTATCATTTTATGTGACATTTGTTTAAGAATGGCCGCTGAAGAAAACAGTGTTGATATTTTTGGAACACTTTATCAACTTAGAGACCAAAGACCAAATCTTGTTAAGAATGTGGAACAGTTTAAGTTGGCTCATTTGGTTATTCTGGACTATTTAGTTGGAAGAAGAACAGGAACGCCATGTAGCAAAattgagaaaacaaaaaactttctaaaaaGTGAAGAATTAAacacacaattaaattatttaaaaaatattgcttgGTGGGATGAAATGGCGCTTCACCACTTGCTGTCTGCTATTCCTG caaaaatatttaatcaatttataACAATTCAACAACCTGAGTGTAACATGGTaggaaaattttggaaattagtACACGAGAAAGAAATATTGCTGATTGTTTCTTTAAACAACAGTAAAATTTGGTCCTTCCAAGAAACAAACCTACTCAATCCAGTCGATTATTTGATGCTCAAATATATTAAAACTAAATCTTATAAATTCTACGATATTATAATTCTACATATGTACATTAGGGACATCAAG GAATACCGAGTGGTAGAAATCGTTTCTGTAAAAGAATGGCCTGCCAAAAAATTGTGTCCAAAAAACATCGTaaactttttatctttttgggaaaaaacatacgaaaagttcaaaaaatctaATCAAGTCCTTATAACATGCTT TGATGGAGTTGCGGCATGTGGTCTCTATATCGCCATGACGTTTGTTTTAGAAAAGATTAAGTTGGAACATATTTGTGACGTGTGTCAGGGTGTGCGAGTTGTAAGGTGTATAAATAGTGAATTTGTCACAAGTGAAAAACAATTGGCCTTTATGTATAAAGCTGCAATGATAtacgtaaataaatttcagCTTTATTCCAATTTCAAATAA